The following DNA comes from Chitinophaga nivalis.
AAGCCCTGGAAACCGGCAAGTCGGTACACGACATCGTGGTAAAGGAACAACAACTGATTACCCAGGAAAAATGGGATGAAATTTTTACATTTGATAACTTAATCAGACCTCAGTTTATTCAGTAATGATAATTCACCGGTATATGCCCCAGATGCGTGTTTTCGTATATAGCTTACTGTTATGCTGTATCAGTACCGCTGTTTTACAGCTGTGTTCTTTGGAAACAGTTGCACAGCACAAAAGGAAAAAGGGTAATATCGCTCAGACACGGGACAATAACTTGCCAAATATTGTTGTACTAGCAACCGGTGGTACTATTGCCGGCGCAGGCACTTCGAGTGTCAGCGCCGGCTATACTTCCGGTAAGGTGCCCGTTAATCAGCTGCTGAATGCCGTACCCGAAGCTAAAAAGCTGGCTAACCTCAGCGGCGAACAGATTGCTTCGGTAGGGAGTCAGGCGATGGCAGACAGCATCTGGCTGAAACTGGCCAAACGGGTAAATCAGCTATGCGCCCGCGAAGAGGTGGATGGTATTGTGATTACACACGGTACCGATACCGAAAGTGAAACCGCTTATTTCCTACAGCTCACGGTGAAGAGTATCAAGCCGGTGGTGGTGGTAGGGGCCATGCGTTCGGCTACCGCTATTTCTGCTGACGGACCTAAAAATCTCTATGACGCCATTGCCGTAGCTGCCACCAGAAGTTCGGCTAACCGGGGGGTATTGATTGCCATGAACGAGCAGATTTTTTCTGCCCGGGAAGCCACCAAAACCAATACCACCAGCACAGCTACTTTTCAAAGCCCCAACGCAGGGCCGCTGGGCGTTGTATACGATGGCAAAGTATCGTGGTACCATAGTATTCTCCGGAAACATACCATTGATACGGAATTCGATATTTCCCAGGTTACGGCTTTACCTAAGGTAGATATTCTCTATGGCTATGCCAATATGGATGCTTCCCTGGTAGACTGCCTCCTGAGTGCAGGCACCAAAGGTATTGTGATTGCCGGCGTAGGCAATGGCAACCTGTATCCGACTGTGGCCGTGAAGGTGAGAGAAGCTACCAGTAAGGGTATTCCGGTGGTAAGAGCCTCCCGCACTGCCAGTGGCCGCGTTACCCTGCAGGGCGAAACTGACGACCGGCAGCTGGGCACCGTGGTATCCGACGACCTGGACCCATCCAAAGCACGGGTATTACTGCAACTCGCTTTATTAAAAACAAACAACACTGCCATCATACAGGATATGTTTTTCCGATATTAGTCGTTATCTTCCGGAATAGACATCTTTTCATATGATCTGGATACAGTTTCTAATGCTATTGGCGGCCATCGTAATCGGGGCCCGCATGAAAGGTATCGGGCTGGGGGTGATGGGCATGGTGGTATTGACCGTATACATTTTGCTGTTTCGTATGCGCCCGGCGGATCCGCCGATAGATGTGATGCTGATTATTCTGGCGGTGGTCACCACCGCTGCTACGTTGCAGGCTGCCGGTGGCATGGAGTACCTGGTACGGTTAGCAGAAAAAGTACTGCGCAGCAAACCCTCCCTGATTGTATTACTGGGTCCGCTCGTGACCTATGTATTTACCGTATTTGCCGGCACCGCCCACATTACGTATTCCCTGTTACCCATTATCGCAGAAGTAGCCACCAAAAAACGTATCCGCCCGGAACGGGCCCTCAGTGTTTCGGTGATTGCTTCTCACCTGGGCATTACCGCCAGTCCGATTTCTGCTGCTACGGCAGCGTTGATCAGTATTCTTCATGGTACTATTACTTTACCCGGACTCTTAAAAATATGTATTCCTGCCACCCTGATTGGTATCCTGGCCGGTGTGGCCGTATGCTGGAAAAAAGGCAAGGAGCTGAATGAAGATCCGGTATTTCTGGAGAAGATGAAAGATCCGGCATTTGCCGCCAGTATTGATACCGATACCCGTGCGGCCCGTGCGCCGCTGCCCCGTGGGGCCAAAACATCGGTGGTGATTTTTACTGTAGCGGTCATCCTGATTGTATTGATTGGCTCTTTCCCGCAGTTGCTGCCGGCTTTTGGAGAAGGCAGCAGCAATTTATCGGTGGATGCCAAAGGACATATTAAAATGGCTTCGGTGATAGAGCTGGTGATGCTGGCTGCAGCAGCGATTATTATGTTGTTGTGTAAAACCACGCCAGCGCAGGTAGCCAGTGCCAGTTTGTTTAATGCCGGTGCACAGGCGGTGGTATCTATCTTTGGCGTGGTGTGGATGAGCGCCACTTTTATGCAAACGAATACCGGTGTTATTGAACATGCGTTGGGAGAGATGGTGCGTATGGCGCCCTGGACGTTTTCTATCGCCTTGTTTATCCTGAGTGCGTTGCTCTTTAGCCAGGCGGCTACTACCAAGGCATTGATGCCGTTGGGTGTGACGCTGGGTATTCTGCCTGCACATATGGTGGCCATGTTTCCGGCGGTAAACGGTGACTTCGTATTACCGGGTTATCCTACCTTACTGGCGGCGATCAACTTTGACCGTACGGGCAGTACCTATATCGGGAAGTATCTCGTGAATCACAGCTTTATGGTGCCTGGTCTGGTTAGTATAGGCGTAGCCGTAGCGGCGGGCTTTTTCCTGGCCGGTGTGTTGTAGCAACGATGTTGTTCAACAGATCGGGGCAGCCGGTTGAAAGTATATCACTGGTATCACCTGCGTATACATCTCCCGAAAAAAAATGTAAGCGGTATTATCTGCACAAAAAAAACAAGTATTGCTGTTATAAAAAAGCCCGGGTGTCATCGACGCCCGGGCTTTCTTCGTTTATGTAGTAAGACTAATATTCCTGTTCAAATCTGCCTACACTACCATCATCTCCTATACCTTCCACGACTAAACGAAAACGTTTCGTGAAGTCATTGTTGTAGAATTCTACTGTGGCGGTATGGGTGAGGGTATCCACGGCTACATTCGGACTCCAGTAAAGCGTCAGGCGTTTATCAGGTAATGCATGCACTTCTTTCTTAACGGAGTAGTCCGGTGAATAGAACTGTTTAACAACGCTATAACCGGCTTTCTTATACAGTTTGAAGCCCCGGATGCTGGGATCCGGCGTCTGTGCATTGTCGCCGCCTTTTTTGGTGTATACGGCAATGGCGCCATTGGCGCCGCCGAAGCCACCCAGAAACGGCGGACGGAATACTTTAATCAGCGCGATATCCTGGATGGAGAGGTTGCTGAGCATGCTCACATCAGACTGCATCTCGTTGAGATACAAACCGGGTTTGCCACCCCGCCAGGAGAGCGATGGATTGTTCATATCGCCGGTAATCTGCAGTCCGGCTACTTTGGATTGCAGGTACTGGAAGATGTTAAAGGCAGTAGGTACTTCTTTGGTGAGGTCGAAAGTATACCCATCGCCACCGGCAAACATACCGGAGGTGTATCGTTTTTCGGTCGTTTCTTCCGGCGCTGCTTTTTTCGCGTTTACATTCACCTCTTTCAGGTAAACGGTTTTATTGTTTACGGCGCGGTTTACCTTGTTGCCTTCTGCTGCATTCGCCAGGAACAGTTTCAGGGCGTTGTTGTCTACCGCCGGCGGTATGCGCAGCGGATAAGGCAATTTAACCTGCGTCGGCCTTTCAAAGAAGTGGTTATCTATCCGCACATTGACATCGATACCTTTTCTCACGAGGTCATTGCCCTGGTAATAGATATAGGCGGTGTCGGGGAATACCATGTTCGCCAGGCTGAACTCTCCTTTTTCATTGATAGGGGCAGAGGCAAACATGGAAGAGCTGTCGGCGGGCAGTTTGATGATCATATCCAGCTTACCGCCCTGCATCAGCCGGCCGTTGGGCATGGTGGCAGTACCTTTCATCAGCAGGCCCTGTTCGTACGGGAATTTGACAGTAGGAAATTCGTCGTTGACGATTTTCTCCCAGCTGAAACGCCGCCAGCCGTTGGTCATCATCACCAGGTCCAATGCCTGCAGGGTAGCTGCAGAATCGTTCCGGAAATACCAGGCCGGGTTGTATACATATCCTTTGATATCGGAGGTGAGCAGGAAGGTAGATACGATGCTGTTGACATTTTTATCCACCGGCACCGCATCCGCATCGGTAACGGCAACGGATATACTGGTTTGCAGGGTATCCGGCAGCCGCAGTACAAACGTATTCTTTTTGCGGGGTTCCTTATGGGTATCCGACTCCAATACGTCAATCTGCATCAGGTCGTTGCGGTGTACAAAGGTGAGTCGTTCAGACAGCGGCAGTCCGTTTTTGGCAAACAGGGTTACCTGCAGAATGCCGGAAGGGAGCTTGTCTGCCGGAATGAAGCCACTGATACGGCCTTCGCTGATGTCCAGCAGGGCTTTGTATACCAGTTGCTGTCCCATCTGGGCTACTACCACCAGTTCATTCAGGGCAGTGTCGCTGGCGTTGGCCGGTACGGCCTGATAAAAGATGCGGCTGCCTTTATTGAATATTTTCAGGGACGCGCCGGTGAGCTGGGCGGCAGGCAGGGCCACTGTTTTGGTCTGGCCTTTACTGCTTTTTACCACAGCCTGGTAGCTGTCCTGGGCGTTGGCAGGGGTAATTTCAAATACGCCCATCCCATCGTGTATACTTTTGATGGTGCCGCTATTGGCGCCTTTTCCGTTTTTCACCACACCGGTGACTTCAATGGGGTAGCCATTGTTGTCGATGGCTTTGAAGGCCACCTGGTTGGCTTGTCCGGCAATAAGGTTACCTCCTTCCGGGAAAAACTGTATGGCGAAGTCGGGGGCCGTGGTATCGGCTACCGGGGCTGCCTTTTTAGCCGGGTCAAAGATTTCGATGGAGCGGGAGTAACTGAAGGCGGGGTCGAAGTTGAGCATCCAGGCGGTGTAGGCACGGAGCTGGTATACGCCTGGTTTCTGCGTTTCCGGCAGCTCTATGTTACCAGGAGCGCCGGCATTGCTGATGGCCAGGATCTTCTTCTGTACCACGTTGTTATTCTTATCCAGTAATTCCACATATAGATTGGTGGCCTGGATGGCTGGTCCGCCCTGGAGGGTAATGTATCCCTTGAACCAGATGGTTTCCCCGGCTGCGTAGTAGTCTTTATCCAGGTGGAGGTAAACTTTTTCTACGGGAAACCGGTTATTGAATTGTTGTATTGCTTTTACAATGCGGTCAGACCAATGGCCGGGTGGTTGCAAAACAGCCAGCGTACTCATTGCTCCGGTCAGCAGCGCAGCAGGAATCATCCATTTCAGGTGATGTCTCTTTTTCTTCAGGTGCGGGTGCATGAAATATGATTTGAGCCAATATAATAATTGTCAAATTTATAAACTTCAAAAGATTAAAACGATAAGATTACGGCAGGTTTGTTATTATTGCGTGTTCAAGCAATGGTTTTAACAAGATTTTAATGAGTGCAGTCAATAAACGATTAGTGGTGGCCGGCGGTGGTGCTGCCGGATTCTTCTGTGCTGTCAATGCAGCGCGTTTGTGTCCGGAGCTGGAGGTGATCCTGCTGGAAAAAACTACCAAGCTGTTGTCGAAGGTAAAAGTGAGTGGTGGCGGGCGTTGTAATGTGACCCACCACGCACCGGATATTGCGTATATGTCTAAGCGTTATCCCCGGGGACAACATTTTGTGAAGAAAAGCTTTTCCCGGTTTTTTGTGCCGGATACGATTGAATGGTTTGCAGAGAGAGGGGTGAAACTGAAAGCAGAACCCGATGGGCGGATGTTTCCGGTAACAGACAACTCACAGACCATCATCGATTGCCTGTTGCGGGAAGCCGATAAATACCGGGTGGCCGTAGAAACAGGTAAAGAAGTAAAGACCTTTAAAAAATCTGGCAACGGCCGTTGGCAGCTGGAATTGCAGGACGGTAAGACCTTACAGGCAGATTACCTGTGTATTGCCGCCGGTGGATTTGCACAACCGGATAAATTTGCGTGGTTAGCCCAATCGGGCCACCAGATTATACCGCCTGCGCCGTCGCTGTTTACCTTTAACATGCCGGGGAATCCTATTACCTCGCTGATGGGCGTGGCTACCGAAGCACATGTGAAAATAGCCGGTACCAAATTACAGGAGCAAGGCCCGCTGCTGATTACCCATTGGGGGATGAGCGGTCCGGCAGTATTGCGCCTGTCGGCCTGGGGCGCCCGGGAGCTGCAGCAGCTGCAATATACCTTTACGGCGATTGTGAACTGGCTGCCTGGCTATAATGAAAATACCCTGCGCGACGAGTGGCAGCAACTACGCTTCGATCTGGGCAAGCAGAAATTACATAATAAAAATCCGTTTAACCTGGTACAGCGACTGTGGCAGTTTCTCCTGCAGCAGGCGGGTGTACCGGAAGAAATGCGCTGGGCAGACCTGCCGGCCAAAGACCAGAACCGCCTGCTGAAACTGTTGGTGAGCATGGAGTTTCCGGTAAAGGGCAAGACTACTTTCAAAGAAGAATTTGTTACCTGTGGCGGTGTGGCGCTGAGTGAAATTGCTCCGGAAACGATGGAGAGCCGGCTGGTACCGGACCTGTATTTCGCCGGTGAAGTGATGGATGTAGATGGTATTACCGGTGGTTTCAATTTCCAGCATGCCTGGACGAGTGGCTTTGTAGCGGCGCAAAGTATTGCCGCCAAAGTATAGTATAAAAAGTGATCCGGTTACCCCGCTTTAGCAGCGGGGCGTAACCGGATCTGTTATGATGCGTCGTTATTTTTATTTCGCGTGTGCTGGCATATCTACCTTCACCCCAAGCCCACTGGCAATACTCATGCCCAGCTGGATATCTGCCCGGAAGAAATGGCATAGCTGCCGGTTGATAATCTCGTCTTTTTTAGGACCACTGATACCAGACATCGCGCCCACGATATTGTGGATGGCATCCCGTTTTTCTTCTGGTGTCAGCAGGCGGAAAAGGTTGCCGGGTTGTGTATAGTGATCATCTTCTCCTGGTGCATTGCGATCGTACCAGTCGGCGAAAAGACCGTCCAGTTCCTGGCCGGGCGCCTTGTAGGCCGGATCGGGTACAATGTTATCGAAGCTGTTGGGGAAGTAGTTGGGTGCGCTGCCCTGGTTGCCGTCCAGGCGCATGGCGCCATCCCGCTCGTAGTTGTTGACTGCAAACGGACAACGGTTGACCGGCAGCTGTTCGTAGTTGACACCCAGGCGGTAGCGGTGTGCATCCGGATAGGAGAGCAAACGGCCCTGCAACATTTTATCCGGTGAATAACCGATACCATCTACCACATGTGCCGGTGCAAAGGCGGCTTGTTCCACATCTGCAAAATAGTTACGCGGAATTTCATTCAGTTCCATCACACCTACTTCGATCAGCGGATAATCGGCATGCGGCCATACTTTGGTGAGGTCGAAGGGATTCCAGCGATAGGTTTTAGCTTCGGCTTCGGGCATGACCTGTATTTTCAACGTCCAGCGGGGGAAGTCTTTGCGGTCAATGGCTTCCACGAGGTCGCGCTGTGCGTGGTCCGGATCTTTTCCTTTCATTTCCACGGCTTCCGCATCGGTGAAGTTTTCGATGCCTTGCTGGGTGATGAAATGGAATTTCACATAGAAGCGTTCATTGGCGGCATTGAGGAAAGAGAAGGTATGGCTGCCGAATCCGTGCATGTGGCGGTAGCTGCGGGGCGTACCACGGTTACTCATCAACGTCATCACCTGGTGGAGGCTTTCCGGATTGAGGCTCCAGAAATCCCACATCATGGTCGGACTTTTACAGTTGGTGCGCGGATCACGTTTCTGGGTGTGAATGAAATCACTGAATTTTTTCGGATCCTTGATGAAGAATACTGGTGTGTTGTTACCTACCAGGTCCCAGTTACCATCTTCTGTATAGAATTTCAGGGCAAAGCCACGTGGGTCACGTTCTGCATCTGCAGACCCTTTTTCGCCGCCTACGGTGGAGAAGCGTGCCATCATGCGTGTTTGCTTGCCTATTTTGTTAAAGATCTTTGCTTTGGTGTAGGCTGTGATGTCGTGGGTAACCGTAAAAGTACCGTAGGCACCTGTACCTTTTGCATGCACCACTCTTTCAGGAATCCTTTCCCGGTTGAAGTGGGCCATTTTTTCGTGCAGGATAAAGTCCTGTAACAGGATGGGGCCACGTGGACCAGCTGTCATGGAGTTTTCATGTTCAACGTAGGGGATGCCGGAGGCGGTGGTGAGCTTCTTCTTTTCTTCAGCCATAAGGTTAAATTTTTGTCGTAATGAAATAAGAATAGTCAGGTGTTGTACTTATTCGGAAGTCCTTATTGCCGCCATTTGACCAGGGGCTTTTTTGTGCTACCGAATATAACAAAAGTAGGGGAGTTGATCTATAGAGGAAAATTATTCTTTTTATTTAGATATAGACGTATTCTATTTGGTTGGTAGCGGATAAAAAAGAAGGGCAGATAGATACACCGACCCGGATAACAGCCAGCAGTATGCTTTCTGTAGATCCGGGCCGGTCAGTTATTTTGATGTAGTGGTTACAGTTTCAGGTAGTGTACGCCGGGTTCATAGTCTTTTTCCAGTGCCAGCAGCAGGTTGTCGAAGTCTTTGGGTTGCCGGATAAAATCCACTTTGGTCATATCCACCATGAGGGTACGTACGGGGTGTTGTTTGATATATTGCATGTACATATCCTGTACGCTTTGCAGGTATTCGTCCTGGATCTGTTGTTCATAGGAGCGGTTGCGGTGGCGGATATTTTCCTGGAGTTTGGGTACTGGTGCATGCAGGAAAATCAACAGTTCCGGCTGCACCAGCTGCGGATTGATGATGTCAAACAGTTTCTGATAAAGGGAATATTCTTCTTCCGGCAGGTTGATTTTTGCAAACAGCAGACTTTTGGTAAACAGGTAATCGGAGATGATTGTTTCCCGGAACAGGTCCTGGGACTGCAGCATCTCTTTTAGCTGTTTATATCTTTCCGCCATAAAAAACAACTCCAGCGGAAAAGCATATTGTTGTGGTTTATCATAGAAAAGCGGTAAAAAAGGGTTGTCAGCAAACTCTTCCAAAATAAGTTTTCCTGAAAAATGTTTGGCCAGCATATTCGCCAGCGTGGTTTTGCCGGCGCCTATATTCCCTTCTACCGTAATAAATTTATAATTCATCTATTTTATTTTAGCATCCGCTGTTGCCGCATTGGGTACAGGATTGACAGGCTATCTTTTTAAAAAATATACCAGCTATCCTGTTGTCACTGCACCAGGGTGTCTTTCATGTATCGTTATTTGCTATAATCGTTCTGCCGGTAACAGATCCTGACAGCTGCGTTGCAGTTCGCTGACGGTTTTATGCAACACGGGGTGCATATAATCCGGTATGATTTCCGCGAGCGGTACCAGTACAAACTGCCGGAGATGCATCCGCGGATGTGGAATCTTTAAAGCAGGGAGGGAGATCACCTCGTCATTAAAAAATATCATATCGATATCAATAATACGGGAACCCCATTTCTCCTGGCGCGTGCGTCCTATTTTACGTTCTGTTTCCAACAGTGTATGCAGCAGCGTTAGGGCATCCATCTGTGTATGGAGTACCACGCCCTGATTCAGGTAATCCGGTTGATCCACTACGCCCCACGGAGCGGTCTGGTATAAGGCGGAGACTTTTATAATTTCTCCGGCGGTTTCCGCGAGCGCTGCTACGGCTTGCTGCAGGTTTGCAGTGCGGTCACCCAAATTGCCACCTATAAGTAATATTGCTGTATTCATGTATAATTCAGGGCCCAAAAGTAGCCATATTCCTTATTTTTGAAAAAATGTATCTTTCCACCTCAGTTTATCTTAACAAAAAAGTATGCGTTTCTTTAAAGTTTTCTTTGCCGCGTTACTGGCATTTATCGTTTTTACGGGGCTTTGCATCTTCTTCCTCATCATACTTATCGGAAAGGCAGTTACCTCCGAAAAGGTGACGTTATCCCCCAATGGCGTATTAGTACTGGAAACCAGTCAACCCTACCAGGAACAGAAACTGGTAAACCCCTTAGCTAATTTTTTACCGGATGAAGAAGGTGAAGTACCTGGCTTATACCAAACCGTAAGGTTGATTGACTATGCAGCCTACGATGATAATATTAAAGGCATTTACCTGAAAACAGACAATAATGCCAACGGTTTTGCCAGCAATGAAGAAATCCGGAATGCCCTGATCCGCTTCAAAAAAGGTGGGAAATTCATCTATGCCTATGGCGAAGTCATGACACAGCAGGCGTATTACCTGGCCAGCGTGGCAGACAAGGTATACCTCAATCCCAAAGGCGGATTGGATTTCACCGGTTTCTCCATGCAGCTCACCTTCCTGAAAGGGGCGCTGGATAAACTGGAAATAGAACCGGAAATATTCTATGCCGGCAGATTCAAAAGTGCCACCGAACCATTGCGGGAAACCAAAATGACGGATGCCAACCGCCAGCAAACTACCCAGTTCCTGGGTGAACTGTATGGTAATTTCCTCACAGGTATCAGCAACGCCCGCCACATTGATACGGCTACTTTACATGGTTATGCCAACGAAAACCTGATCCAGGAGTCGGCAGATGCCCTGAAATACAAGCTGGTAGATGGTTTGAAGTATGATGATGAAGTGGTGGCCGAACTGAAAAGCAAAACCGGCATCAAAGCAGAAGATAAACTGAACCTGGTAAGTTTAGGTAAATACAACAGCGGCACCGATATCAGCAATGGCACCAATGCGAATAAAATCGCGCTGATCTATGCCTCCGGCGATATCATCTCCGGCGAATCTGACCGGAAAAATACCATTGCCAGCGACAACTATATTGCCGAAATCCGCAAGGCCCGGGAAGATAAAAATGTAAAAGCCATCCTGCTCCGCGTGAATTCCGGTGGTGGCAGCGCCCTCGCCTCCGAACAGATCTGGCGGGAGCTGGCCCTGGCTAAAAAAATTAAACCGGTAGTGGTGTCCATGGGCGACTATGCGGCTTCCGGCGGTTATTACATCGCCTGCATGGCCGATAGCATCTTTGCCCAACCTAATACCTTAACCGGTTCTATCGGGGTATTTGGTATGATGTTTAACCTGAAAGGCTTCTTCAACAATAAGCTGGGGGTGACCTTCGATGGCGTGAAAACAGCAGAATATGCCGACCTGGGTGGTATCAACCGGCCCCTAAATCCGGCAGAGAAGCGTTTTGTCCAGAATGGTATCGACAGCACCTATGCGGCGTTTAAATCCCGTGTGGTAGCTGGCAGAAAACTGGATCCTGCCGTGGTAGACAGCATTGCCCAGGGCCACGTATGGAGTGGTACCGAAGCAAAGAAAATTGGCCTGGTAGACCGGATCGGTGGTATCGATGATGCCCTCGACTGCGCTGCACGCCTGGCTAAATTATCTACCTACCGCCTGGCAGAATACCCGGAAGTAAAGGAAAACCTCAGCAGACTGATGAAAAATCTGGGTGATAATGTGAGCACCCGCATCGTGAAAAAAGAACTGGGCATCAATTATGACCTGTTCCAACAGCTGAAAGAAGTACAGTCCATGCATGGCCAGATACAGGCTAAACTGCCGTTTATCTATAAATTCTAGCCTGCACTACAGATACCGAATTACGAATTAAGTAGTACACATCCGGACGGAAGATGATCCGCAATTATCTTCTCTCCCATGGGTAATGCTTAATTCGTAATTTTTTTATAGTAGTTTTACCCGGTTTTTTAAAAAATTGGAGATCAATGAACGGAGTTAAGTACAGTCAGTGGAGAGCGATGCTGGCAATTACGAAAGGAAGTCTGAGAGGTATATTCCGGAGTCCTTCCGCCGTGGTGTTCAGCCTGGGTTTTCCGCTGGTATTTATCCTGGTGTTTGGATTTATAGGAGGAGGCAGCGTATCTGTGAAAGTGGGCGTAGACCGGCATACAGATATCAACAGTACTTTTTATAAGGAGCTGGCGCAGGCAGGTACCATTAAACTGGTCACCGACCAGTCGGCCGAAGCCATGGAAGATGATCTGCGAAAAGGCCGTATTACCGCTATCCTGAATATCGTGCCCCGGCAGGGTACCGAACTGGTGCCGGCTTTCGATGTACATATTAAAACATCCACGGCTACGGATGTCAGCAAAAAAGGCATCCTGTTTTCCGTATTAAAGAATGTCACGGGTATGCTGGATACCAAAGCCTATCCACGGCCATCGGTAGCCACCCTGATTCCCGAAGAAGTGCCGGGCCGGATGTTTAAAACCATCGACTTTATATTACCCGGTCAGCTGGGGTTTGCGCTCATGAGTGCGGCCGTATTTGGTACCGCCTTCCTGTTCTACAGCCTGCGGCAGACATTAGTCCTGAAACGTTTCTTTGCCACGCCTATCAAGCGCCTCTATATTGTACTGGCAGAAGCTTGCAGCCGGATGATCTTTCAGCTGATCAGCTCTGTGGTGATCATTGGCCTGGGGCATTTTGCCTTTGGCTTTACCCTGGTGCATGGCTGGGTGACTTTCCTGGAGATGCTGGTATTGTCTGTTTTCGGCTTGCTGGTATTTATGGGCTTCGGGTTTGTGGTGAGCAGCCTGGCCAAAAATGAGAGTACCATTCCGCCTTTAGCCAATATTGTTACCCTGCCGCAGTTTCTGCTGGCGGGTACCTTTTTCCCGATCGACTCTTTCCCTAACTGGTTACAACCCATTTGTAAGATCATGCCGCTGACCTATCTGATTGATGCCCTGCGTAAAGTGGCCTTTGAAGGGCTGCACCTGTGGCATGTAGGCTGGGATCTGGCGATACTAACTATCTGGGGCATAGTCGTGTATGCGGTAGCCGTGAAAGTATTCCGCTGGGAGTAGCCGGGTTTTAGTAGCTTTGTGCTACCTAAAATCCTGACAGATGCAAGCCTTTTTTATTATTCTGGGGGCGTTGATTGTACTGGTGCTGGGACTTTTCATATTCAGTTTATTCCTCTCCCCGGTGGTTAAGGTAGAACGATCCCTGGTTATACCTGCTCCGGCAACCACCATATTTCCTTTGATCAATGTGGTGCACAACTGGGAACAGTGGTCGCCGTGGCAAGCGCTGGATCCTGCCGTGAAGATTACCTACGGCGAAAAAGAGAGTGGCGCTGGCGCCGGTTACAGCTGGGAAAGTAACCACCGTAACCTTGGTAAAGGTAACCTGTCGATCACCGAATCGCGGCCCGACCAATATATTGCCACTACCACTGACTTTATGCAAATGGGTGTAGCAAAAGGCTACTTCCGCCTGGATACGGTAGCCGGTGGTACCCTGGTCACCTGGGGTATGACCTGCGATATGGGACAACACCCCCTGCGGAAAGTCATGGGACTGATGATGGATAAATGGGTGGGGGATGATTTTGAAAAAGGACTGGGCAATCTGAAAAGGATCGTGGCCCGGTAAAGCCTGATCAGATCAGGGATATAGGAAGATGATCCCCTTATCTGCCAAAAAAAAACTTGTAATTA
Coding sequences within:
- a CDS encoding type II asparaginase yields the protein MRVFVYSLLLCCISTAVLQLCSLETVAQHKRKKGNIAQTRDNNLPNIVVLATGGTIAGAGTSSVSAGYTSGKVPVNQLLNAVPEAKKLANLSGEQIASVGSQAMADSIWLKLAKRVNQLCAREEVDGIVITHGTDTESETAYFLQLTVKSIKPVVVVGAMRSATAISADGPKNLYDAIAVAATRSSANRGVLIAMNEQIFSAREATKTNTTSTATFQSPNAGPLGVVYDGKVSWYHSILRKHTIDTEFDISQVTALPKVDILYGYANMDASLVDCLLSAGTKGIVIAGVGNGNLYPTVAVKVREATSKGIPVVRASRTASGRVTLQGETDDRQLGTVVSDDLDPSKARVLLQLALLKTNNTAIIQDMFFRY
- a CDS encoding anaerobic C4-dicarboxylate transporter family protein; this encodes MIWIQFLMLLAAIVIGARMKGIGLGVMGMVVLTVYILLFRMRPADPPIDVMLIILAVVTTAATLQAAGGMEYLVRLAEKVLRSKPSLIVLLGPLVTYVFTVFAGTAHITYSLLPIIAEVATKKRIRPERALSVSVIASHLGITASPISAATAALISILHGTITLPGLLKICIPATLIGILAGVAVCWKKGKELNEDPVFLEKMKDPAFAASIDTDTRAARAPLPRGAKTSVVIFTVAVILIVLIGSFPQLLPAFGEGSSNLSVDAKGHIKMASVIELVMLAAAAIIMLLCKTTPAQVASASLFNAGAQAVVSIFGVVWMSATFMQTNTGVIEHALGEMVRMAPWTFSIALFILSALLFSQAATTKALMPLGVTLGILPAHMVAMFPAVNGDFVLPGYPTLLAAINFDRTGSTYIGKYLVNHSFMVPGLVSIGVAVAAGFFLAGVL
- a CDS encoding MG2 domain-containing protein; this translates as MHPHLKKKRHHLKWMIPAALLTGAMSTLAVLQPPGHWSDRIVKAIQQFNNRFPVEKVYLHLDKDYYAAGETIWFKGYITLQGGPAIQATNLYVELLDKNNNVVQKKILAISNAGAPGNIELPETQKPGVYQLRAYTAWMLNFDPAFSYSRSIEIFDPAKKAAPVADTTAPDFAIQFFPEGGNLIAGQANQVAFKAIDNNGYPIEVTGVVKNGKGANSGTIKSIHDGMGVFEITPANAQDSYQAVVKSSKGQTKTVALPAAQLTGASLKIFNKGSRIFYQAVPANASDTALNELVVVAQMGQQLVYKALLDISEGRISGFIPADKLPSGILQVTLFAKNGLPLSERLTFVHRNDLMQIDVLESDTHKEPRKKNTFVLRLPDTLQTSISVAVTDADAVPVDKNVNSIVSTFLLTSDIKGYVYNPAWYFRNDSAATLQALDLVMMTNGWRRFSWEKIVNDEFPTVKFPYEQGLLMKGTATMPNGRLMQGGKLDMIIKLPADSSSMFASAPINEKGEFSLANMVFPDTAYIYYQGNDLVRKGIDVNVRIDNHFFERPTQVKLPYPLRIPPAVDNNALKLFLANAAEGNKVNRAVNNKTVYLKEVNVNAKKAAPEETTEKRYTSGMFAGGDGYTFDLTKEVPTAFNIFQYLQSKVAGLQITGDMNNPSLSWRGGKPGLYLNEMQSDVSMLSNLSIQDIALIKVFRPPFLGGFGGANGAIAVYTKKGGDNAQTPDPSIRGFKLYKKAGYSVVKQFYSPDYSVKKEVHALPDKRLTLYWSPNVAVDTLTHTATVEFYNNDFTKRFRLVVEGIGDDGSVGRFEQEY
- a CDS encoding NAD(P)/FAD-dependent oxidoreductase: MSAVNKRLVVAGGGAAGFFCAVNAARLCPELEVILLEKTTKLLSKVKVSGGGRCNVTHHAPDIAYMSKRYPRGQHFVKKSFSRFFVPDTIEWFAERGVKLKAEPDGRMFPVTDNSQTIIDCLLREADKYRVAVETGKEVKTFKKSGNGRWQLELQDGKTLQADYLCIAAGGFAQPDKFAWLAQSGHQIIPPAPSLFTFNMPGNPITSLMGVATEAHVKIAGTKLQEQGPLLITHWGMSGPAVLRLSAWGARELQQLQYTFTAIVNWLPGYNENTLRDEWQQLRFDLGKQKLHNKNPFNLVQRLWQFLLQQAGVPEEMRWADLPAKDQNRLLKLLVSMEFPVKGKTTFKEEFVTCGGVALSEIAPETMESRLVPDLYFAGEVMDVDGITGGFNFQHAWTSGFVAAQSIAAKV